A section of the Oncorhynchus nerka isolate Pitt River linkage group LG3, Oner_Uvic_2.0, whole genome shotgun sequence genome encodes:
- the LOC115111955 gene encoding transmembrane protein 238, which yields MAQHYDGLSHCKLALAFAILMDLLGVSALLVGVFAPLEIKGQDFGDLLVYSGALLMLMSLGGWVMWYSGNLEGLTSRKELGGTMGAMDRLARSLSRRIRLPRSHSSPS from the coding sequence ATGGCGCAGCACTATGATGGTCTGTCCCACTGTAAGCTGGCCCTGGCGTTTGCCATACTGATGGACCTGCTAGGTGTGTCTGCTCTGCTGGTGGGGGTCTTTGCCCCATTAGAGATTAAGGGACAGGACTTTGGGGACCTGTTGGTGTACTCTGGGGCTCTACTGATGCTCATGTCCCTGGGAGGATGGGTCATGTGGTACAGCGGGAACCTTGAGGGCCTGACCTCCAGGAAGGAGCTAGGGGGAACCATGGGTGCCATGGACCGGCTGGCCCGCTCCCTCAGCCGCAGGATACGACTCCCCAGGAGCCACAGCAGCCCCTCATGA